One segment of Bacteroides caecimuris DNA contains the following:
- a CDS encoding SLC13 family permease: MTFEIVFVLLSLLGMVAALVADKMRPGMILFSVVVLFLCAGILTPKEMLEGFSNKGMITVALLFLVSEGIRQSGTLGQVIKKLLPQGKTTVFKAQLRILPSVAFISAFLNNTPVVVIFAPIIKHWAKSVNLPATKFLIPLSYVTILGGICTLIGTSTNLVVHGMILEAGFEGFSMFELGKVGIFIAIAGIIYIFLFSKRLLPDARPDTAVPDEEVEEGEKLHRVEAVLGARFPGINKKLKDFNFQRHYGAEVKEIKTRNGQRFVSNLEDVVLHEGDTLVVMADDTFIPTWGESSVFVLLTNGNEPDTTGKKKRWFALLLLILMIVGATVGELPVTKEMFPDIKLDMFFFVSITTIIMAWTNLFPARKYTKYISWDILITIACAFAISKAMVNSGVADSVAKFIIGLSDDYGPHVLLAMLFIITNLFTELITNNAAAALAFPLALSLASQLGVSPTPFFVVICMAASASFSTPIGYQTNLIVQGIGNYKFTDFVRIGLPLNIITFLISIILIPLIWNF; this comes from the coding sequence GACATTTGAAATTGTATTTGTACTATTATCCCTATTGGGAATGGTAGCGGCTTTGGTAGCAGACAAGATGCGTCCGGGCATGATACTTTTTTCGGTAGTGGTTTTGTTTCTGTGTGCCGGCATTCTGACTCCTAAGGAGATGTTGGAAGGGTTTAGTAATAAAGGGATGATTACCGTTGCTCTACTGTTTTTGGTGAGTGAGGGGATCCGCCAGTCGGGTACATTGGGGCAAGTGATTAAGAAGTTGCTCCCGCAAGGAAAGACGACGGTATTCAAAGCACAGCTGCGTATCTTGCCTTCAGTGGCTTTTATTTCTGCCTTTCTGAATAATACGCCTGTCGTGGTTATTTTTGCTCCGATTATCAAGCATTGGGCTAAATCGGTGAATCTTCCGGCTACGAAGTTCTTGATTCCTCTTTCTTATGTGACTATTTTGGGAGGTATCTGTACACTGATCGGTACTTCTACCAATCTGGTGGTGCACGGAATGATATTGGAGGCCGGATTTGAGGGCTTTTCTATGTTCGAACTCGGAAAGGTGGGTATTTTTATCGCTATTGCCGGAATCATTTATATATTTCTTTTCTCCAAACGTCTTTTGCCAGATGCACGTCCGGATACGGCTGTGCCGGATGAAGAAGTAGAGGAAGGAGAGAAGTTGCATCGGGTAGAGGCGGTTTTAGGTGCCCGTTTTCCTGGTATCAATAAAAAACTGAAGGATTTTAATTTCCAACGTCATTACGGTGCGGAGGTAAAAGAGATTAAAACACGTAACGGACAACGTTTTGTGTCGAATCTGGAGGATGTGGTACTTCACGAAGGAGATACGCTGGTGGTGATGGCTGATGATACATTTATCCCGACATGGGGTGAATCTTCTGTGTTTGTCTTGTTGACGAACGGAAATGAACCGGATACTACCGGAAAGAAAAAGCGCTGGTTTGCTTTGTTATTGTTGATTCTGATGATTGTCGGCGCAACGGTAGGTGAACTTCCGGTAACAAAGGAGATGTTTCCCGATATCAAGCTGGATATGTTTTTCTTTGTGTCTATCACTACTATTATTATGGCATGGACAAATCTGTTCCCTGCCCGTAAATACACTAAATATATTTCGTGGGACATATTGATAACGATTGCCTGTGCGTTTGCTATCAGTAAGGCAATGGTGAACTCCGGTGTGGCGGATAGCGTTGCGAAGTTTATTATTGGATTGAGTGATGATTATGGTCCGCACGTGCTGCTCGCAATGTTGTTTATCATTACGAATCTGTTTACGGAACTGATAACGAATAATGCTGCGGCTGCCTTGGCTTTCCCGTTGGCATTGTCGCTTGCTTCGCAATTGGGAGTAAGTCCGACGCCATTCTTTGTAGTGATTTGTATGGCTGCATCTGCCAGTTTCTCAACGCCTATCGGTTATCAGACGAATCTGATTGTACAAGGTATCGGTAACTATAAGTTTACGGATTTTGTACGTATCGGTTTGCCGCTTAATATTATAACTTTTTTAATATCTATTATCCTGATCCCGTTGATCTGGAACTTTTAA
- the def gene encoding peptide deformylase, with protein MILPIYVYGQPVLRKVAEDITPDYPNLKELIENMFETMVHADGVGLAAPQIGLPIRVVTITLDPLSEEYPEFKDFNKAYINPHILEVGGEEVNMEEGCLSLPGIHETVKRGNKIRVKYVDENFVEHEEEVEGYLARVMQHEFDHLDGKMFIDHLSPLRKQMIKGKLNTMLKGKARSSYKMKQVK; from the coding sequence ATGATTTTACCTATTTATGTATATGGTCAGCCTGTATTGAGAAAGGTTGCAGAGGACATAACACCGGATTATCCGAACCTGAAAGAGTTGATTGAAAACATGTTTGAAACAATGGTACATGCCGATGGCGTAGGACTGGCTGCTCCGCAGATTGGTTTGCCTATTCGTGTGGTTACTATTACGTTGGATCCGCTTTCGGAGGAGTATCCTGAATTTAAAGATTTCAATAAGGCTTATATCAATCCCCACATTCTGGAAGTCGGAGGCGAAGAAGTGAATATGGAAGAGGGCTGTCTCAGTCTTCCCGGTATTCATGAAACAGTGAAAAGAGGTAATAAAATTCGCGTGAAATATGTGGACGAGAATTTCGTGGAGCATGAAGAAGAGGTAGAGGGTTATCTGGCTCGGGTGATGCAGCATGAGTTCGATCATTTGGATGGTAAGATGTTTATTGACCATCTCTCGCCGCTTCGTAAGCAGATGATTAAAGGAAAACTGAATACGATGTTGAAGGGAAAAGCACGCAGTTCTTATAAAATGAAACAGGTGAAATAA
- a CDS encoding PCMD domain-containing protein, whose product MIQKSIHRLLMTGFVAFISSLSMMAQHKVEMVPFGDMDQWIDRQIKESSIIGGNTKNVYEIGPTSVIKGDQVYKNMGGSPWATSNVMAKVAGITKTNTSVFPEKRGDGYCARLDTRMESVKVLGLVNITVLAAGSIFTGSVHEPIKGTKNPQKMLQTGIPFTKKPVALQFDYKVKMSDRKNRIRATGFSKITDVPGKDYPAAILFLQKRWEDANGNVYAKRIGTMVTYYYHSTDWKNNATYEIMYGDITSRPEYKSHMMRLQVTESYTVNSKGESVPIHEVAWGDENDVPTHICLQFTSSHGGAYIGSPGNTLWIDNVKLVY is encoded by the coding sequence ATGATTCAGAAAAGTATTCATCGCCTGTTGATGACAGGTTTCGTTGCATTTATTTCTTCCTTGTCTATGATGGCGCAACATAAAGTTGAAATGGTTCCTTTTGGGGACATGGATCAATGGATAGACCGTCAGATAAAGGAGTCGAGCATTATTGGCGGAAATACTAAGAATGTATATGAGATAGGACCGACATCGGTGATTAAGGGAGATCAGGTTTATAAGAATATGGGCGGATCGCCTTGGGCTACTTCAAATGTGATGGCGAAAGTGGCCGGTATCACGAAAACCAATACTTCGGTTTTTCCGGAAAAGCGGGGAGATGGCTACTGTGCACGTTTGGATACGCGCATGGAAAGTGTGAAAGTGCTGGGATTGGTTAATATTACAGTGCTGGCGGCAGGCTCTATCTTTACCGGTTCGGTACATGAACCGATTAAAGGTACTAAAAATCCGCAGAAAATGTTGCAGACGGGTATTCCGTTTACAAAAAAACCGGTTGCTCTTCAGTTTGATTACAAGGTGAAGATGTCTGACCGGAAGAATCGTATTCGTGCTACCGGTTTCAGTAAGATTACGGATGTACCCGGAAAAGATTATCCGGCAGCTATCTTGTTTCTGCAAAAACGTTGGGAAGACGCTAATGGAAATGTGTACGCGAAACGGATAGGGACAATGGTGACTTATTATTATCACTCTACGGACTGGAAAAATAATGCGACCTACGAGATTATGTATGGTGACATAACGAGTCGTCCGGAATATAAGTCGCACATGATGCGTCTGCAAGTGACGGAAAGTTATACGGTGAACAGCAAGGGTGAAAGTGTACCTATTCATGAAGTGGCTTGGGGAGATGAAAATGATGTTCCTACTCATATTTGTCTTCAGTTCACATCCAGTCATGGGGGAGCTTACATCGGCTCGCCGGGAAACACATTGTGGATTGACAACGTAAAATTAGTGTATTAA
- a CDS encoding sulfotransferase family protein — MGLLEFNKLPINTLVGADWKTFKAITAGREIDAAYKGKYRLTKAVCRLLSPLASLQDKRYEKLLANQPLEHDPVFILGHWRSGTTFVHNVFSCDKHFGYNTTYQTVFPHLMMWGQPFFKKNMSWLMPDKRPTDNMELAVDLPQEEEFALSNMMPYTYYNFWFLPKYQQEYADKYLLFDDITDAELKVFEEVFTKLIKISLWNTHGTQFLSKNPPHTGRVKELVKMFPNAKFIYLVRNPYTVFESTRSFFTNTIQPLKLQDVSNEQLEENILSIYAKLYHKYESDKKFIPEGNLIEVKFEDFEADAMGMTEAIYKSLSIPGFAEARSDIEKYVGGKKGYKKNKYKYDDRTIQLVEKNWDFALKQWDYKL, encoded by the coding sequence GTGGGATTACTCGAATTTAATAAACTTCCGATTAATACATTGGTAGGTGCCGACTGGAAGACATTTAAGGCTATTACTGCCGGTCGTGAAATTGATGCAGCTTACAAGGGGAAATATCGATTGACCAAGGCTGTGTGCCGCTTGCTTTCTCCATTGGCGTCATTACAAGACAAACGTTACGAGAAACTGCTCGCTAATCAGCCGTTGGAGCATGATCCGGTATTCATTCTGGGACACTGGCGAAGCGGAACTACGTTTGTACATAATGTGTTCTCTTGTGACAAGCATTTTGGGTATAACACTACTTATCAGACTGTATTTCCTCATCTGATGATGTGGGGACAACCATTCTTCAAAAAGAATATGAGTTGGCTGATGCCGGATAAGCGTCCGACGGATAATATGGAACTGGCAGTGGATCTTCCTCAGGAAGAGGAGTTTGCTTTGTCGAACATGATGCCTTATACCTATTACAATTTCTGGTTTCTGCCGAAGTATCAGCAGGAGTACGCTGATAAATATCTTTTGTTTGATGATATAACGGATGCCGAATTGAAGGTGTTTGAAGAGGTGTTCACTAAATTGATTAAGATTTCTTTGTGGAATACTCACGGTACTCAATTTCTTAGTAAGAATCCTCCGCATACCGGAAGGGTGAAGGAATTGGTGAAAATGTTCCCGAATGCTAAGTTTATCTACCTGGTGCGTAACCCGTATACCGTATTCGAATCTACACGCAGTTTCTTTACAAATACGATTCAACCGTTGAAGTTGCAGGATGTCAGCAATGAACAATTGGAGGAAAATATCCTTTCTATCTATGCAAAGCTTTATCATAAGTATGAATCGGATAAGAAATTTATTCCGGAAGGTAACCTGATAGAAGTGAAATTTGAAGATTTCGAAGCGGATGCGATGGGCATGACGGAAGCTATTTATAAGTCTCTTTCTATCCCGGGATTTGCCGAAGCACGTAGTGATATAGAAAAATATGTGGGCGGAAAGAAAGGATATAAGAAGAATAAATATAAGTATGATGACCGTACGATTCAATTGGTAGAAAAGAACTGGGATTTTGCTTTGAAACAATGGGATTATAAATTATAA
- the cysD gene encoding sulfate adenylyltransferase subunit CysD, with the protein MMEEYKLSHLKELEAESIHIIREVAAEFENPVMLYSIGKDSSVMVRLAEKAFAPGKVPFPLMHIDSKWKFKEMIQFRDEYAKKYGWNLIVESNMEAFQAGVGPFTHGSKVHTDLMKTQALLQALDKYKFDAAFGGARRDEEKSRAKERIFSFRDKFHQWDPKNQRPELWDIYNARVHKGESIRVFPISNWTELDIWQYIRLENIPIVPLYYAKERPVINLDGNIIMADDERLPEKYRDQIEMKMVRFRTLGCWPLTGAVESGAATIEEIVEEMMTTTKSERTTRVIDFDQEGSMEQKKREGYF; encoded by the coding sequence ATAATGGAAGAATATAAATTAAGCCACTTGAAGGAACTTGAAGCAGAGTCTATTCATATCATCCGCGAGGTGGCGGCGGAATTTGAGAATCCGGTGATGCTTTACAGTATCGGTAAGGATTCTTCGGTGATGGTACGTTTGGCTGAAAAAGCGTTTGCTCCGGGTAAGGTGCCATTCCCGTTGATGCACATCGATTCGAAATGGAAATTCAAGGAGATGATTCAGTTCCGTGATGAATATGCGAAGAAGTACGGATGGAATCTGATTGTGGAAAGTAATATGGAGGCTTTTCAGGCAGGGGTAGGACCTTTCACGCATGGAAGTAAGGTGCATACGGACCTGATGAAGACGCAGGCGTTGCTTCAAGCGCTGGATAAATATAAGTTTGACGCTGCATTCGGTGGAGCCCGCCGTGATGAGGAAAAGTCACGCGCGAAGGAACGTATTTTCTCTTTCCGAGATAAATTCCATCAATGGGATCCGAAAAATCAACGTCCTGAATTGTGGGATATTTATAATGCCCGTGTGCACAAGGGGGAGAGTATCCGTGTATTTCCGATTAGTAACTGGACAGAGTTGGACATCTGGCAGTATATTCGTTTAGAGAATATTCCGATTGTTCCGCTTTATTATGCTAAGGAACGTCCGGTGATTAATTTGGATGGTAATATCATTATGGCGGATGATGAGCGTCTGCCCGAAAAGTACCGGGATCAGATTGAAATGAAGATGGTTCGTTTCCGTACGTTGGGCTGCTGGCCGCTGACCGGTGCGGTGGAAAGTGGGGCGGCTACCATCGAAGAGATTGTGGAAGAAATGATGACTACCACCAAGAGTGAACGTACTACTCGTGTGATAGACTTTGACCAGGAAGGTAGTATGGAACAAAAGAAACGTGAAGGATACTTTTAA
- a CDS encoding OmpA family protein, translating into MKKGLLVVLLAATSVGLSAQENAAKNFKVETNRFGANWFISGGVGAQVYVGDHDGKADFGKRIAPALDIAVGKWFTPGIGLRVAYNGLQAKGATPFANGPLVDGGQFSNGYYKEKWNVMNFHGDVMLNLTDMICGYKEDRLYSFIPYAGAGVVRGADFNELGLNAGLINRFRLSSALDLNVELRGLLMKGAFGNSGPEGMAGVTVGVTYKFKKRGWNAVPTVPMVPESQLNEMRDRVNALKGENEALKRDLVEARNKKPEVIVKKEAGFIPRYVVVFNIGKSNISKREYMNIESMAKAIKATDKTFTVTGYADKGTGSAEYNMKLSKKRAEAVRDLMVNEFGVPASQLKVDYKGGVGNMFYDDAKLSRVAIVEE; encoded by the coding sequence ATGAAAAAAGGTTTATTAGTTGTTCTGTTGGCAGCAACTTCAGTTGGTCTGTCTGCACAAGAAAATGCAGCAAAGAATTTTAAGGTAGAAACTAATCGCTTTGGTGCTAATTGGTTTATTAGTGGTGGCGTTGGCGCACAAGTGTATGTTGGTGACCATGATGGGAAAGCTGACTTTGGAAAGCGTATTGCTCCGGCACTCGACATCGCTGTAGGTAAATGGTTTACTCCGGGTATCGGATTGCGCGTTGCTTACAATGGTCTTCAAGCTAAAGGTGCTACTCCTTTTGCTAATGGTCCGCTTGTAGACGGTGGTCAATTCTCTAACGGTTACTACAAAGAAAAATGGAATGTAATGAACTTCCACGGAGATGTAATGTTGAATCTTACTGACATGATCTGTGGTTATAAAGAAGATCGTTTGTATTCTTTCATCCCTTATGCCGGTGCTGGAGTTGTACGCGGTGCTGATTTTAACGAGCTGGGCTTGAATGCAGGTTTGATTAACCGTTTCCGTCTGTCTTCAGCTTTGGATTTGAACGTTGAATTGCGCGGACTGCTGATGAAGGGCGCATTTGGCAACTCAGGTCCTGAAGGAATGGCCGGTGTGACTGTAGGTGTTACTTACAAGTTCAAGAAACGTGGCTGGAATGCAGTTCCTACTGTACCGATGGTTCCGGAAAGCCAATTGAACGAAATGAGAGACAGAGTAAACGCTCTGAAGGGTGAAAACGAAGCTTTGAAACGTGATTTGGTTGAAGCACGTAACAAAAAACCGGAAGTGATCGTTAAGAAAGAAGCTGGTTTCATTCCACGTTATGTTGTTGTATTTAATATCGGAAAGAGCAACATCAGCAAGAGAGAGTACATGAATATCGAATCTATGGCTAAGGCTATCAAAGCAACTGATAAAACATTTACTGTAACAGGTTATGCTGATAAAGGTACTGGTTCTGCTGAATATAACATGAAATTGAGTAAGAAGAGAGCTGAAGCAGTTCGCGACCTGATGGTTAATGAATTCGGTGTTCCTGCTTCTCAGTTGAAAGTTGATTACAAGGGTGGCGTAGGCAACATGTTCTATGATGATGCTAAGTTAAGCCGTGTAGCTATTGTTGAAGAATAA
- the cysN gene encoding sulfate adenylyltransferase subunit CysN, with protein MADNKLDIKAFLDKDEQKDLLRLLTAGSVDDGKSTLIGRLLFDSKKLYEDQLDALERDSKRVGNAGEHIDYALLLDGLKAEREQGITIDVAYRYFSTNGRKFIIADTPGHEQYTRNMITGGSTANLAIILVDARTGVITQTRRHTFLVSLLGIKHVVLAVNKMDLVDFSEERFNEIVADYKKFVTPLGIPDVNCIPLSALDGDNVVDKSERTPWYKGISLLDFLETVHIDNDHNFADFRFPVQYVLRPNLDFRGFCGKVASGIVRKGDTVMALPSGKTSKVKSIVTYDGELDYAFPPQSVTLTLEDEIDVSRGEMLVHPDNLPTVDRNFEAMMVWMDEEPMDINKSFFIKQTTNLSRTRIDTIKYKVDVNTMEHLSLENGQLTKETLPLQLNQIARVVLTTAKELFFDPYKKNKSCGSFILIDPITNNTSAVGMIIDRVEMKDMSDTEDVPVLDMTKLGIAPEHYEAVEKAVKELERQGFAVRLIK; from the coding sequence ATGGCAGATAATAAATTAGATATAAAAGCTTTTCTGGATAAGGATGAACAGAAAGATTTATTGAGACTGTTGACGGCAGGTTCGGTAGATGACGGAAAATCAACATTGATCGGACGCTTGTTATTTGACAGCAAGAAATTGTATGAGGACCAGTTGGATGCACTGGAACGCGATAGTAAGCGTGTAGGAAATGCAGGTGAGCATATCGACTATGCGTTATTGCTGGATGGTTTGAAAGCAGAACGTGAACAAGGAATTACGATTGATGTGGCTTATCGCTATTTTTCTACGAATGGACGTAAGTTTATCATTGCGGATACTCCGGGACACGAACAGTACACCCGTAACATGATTACCGGCGGATCTACGGCGAACCTAGCTATCATTTTGGTGGATGCCCGCACGGGAGTGATTACCCAGACTCGTCGTCACACTTTCCTGGTGTCTTTGCTGGGGATTAAACATGTGGTGTTGGCTGTCAATAAAATGGACTTAGTGGATTTCTCGGAAGAGCGTTTTAATGAAATTGTAGCTGACTATAAGAAGTTTGTTACTCCATTGGGGATTCCGGACGTAAACTGCATTCCGCTTTCTGCATTGGATGGGGATAACGTGGTGGATAAGTCAGAACGTACTCCGTGGTATAAGGGAATCTCTTTACTTGATTTCCTTGAAACGGTTCATATTGACAATGACCATAACTTTGCAGATTTCCGTTTCCCGGTTCAGTATGTGCTTCGTCCGAATCTGGATTTCAGAGGATTTTGCGGTAAAGTGGCATCGGGGATTGTTCGCAAAGGCGATACAGTGATGGCACTTCCTTCCGGAAAAACATCTAAGGTGAAGAGCATTGTGACTTACGACGGGGAGTTGGATTATGCCTTCCCACCGCAGTCTGTGACTTTGACGCTGGAAGATGAAATCGATGTGTCACGTGGTGAAATGTTGGTGCATCCTGACAATCTGCCGACTGTGGATCGTAACTTCGAAGCTATGATGGTTTGGATGGATGAAGAACCGATGGATATTAATAAATCGTTCTTTATTAAGCAGACTACCAATTTGAGCCGTACGCGCATCGATACGATAAAGTATAAGGTGGATGTGAATACAATGGAACATCTGTCTTTGGAGAATGGTCAGTTGACCAAAGAGACTTTGCCTTTGCAATTGAATCAGATTGCCCGCGTGGTATTGACTACGGCTAAAGAGCTGTTCTTTGATCCTTATAAGAAAAATAAATCGTGCGGTTCTTTTATCTTGATTGATCCGATCACCAATAATACTTCAGCGGTAGGTATGATTATCGACCGGGTGGAAATGAAAGATATGAGTGATACGGAAGATGTTCCGGTATTGGATATGACGAAGCTGGGAATTGCTCCGGAGCATTATGAAGCGGTAGAAAAAGCTGTGAAGGAGTTGGAACGTCAGGGCTTTGCCGTACGACTAATAAAATAG
- the cysC gene encoding adenylyl-sulfate kinase, with protein sequence MEEKNHIYPIFDRMMTRQDKEELLRQHSVMIWFTGLSGSGKSTIAIALERELHGRGLLCRILDGDNIRSGINNNLGFSETDRVENIRRIAEVSKLFLDSGIITIAAFISPNNDIREMAANIIGKDDFLEIFVNTPLEECEKRDVKGLYAKARKGEIPNFTGISAPFEVPEHPALSLDTSQLTLEESVNRLLELVLPKVKNIK encoded by the coding sequence ATGGAAGAAAAGAACCATATATATCCGATATTTGACCGCATGATGACGCGGCAGGATAAAGAAGAGCTTTTAAGACAACACAGTGTGATGATCTGGTTTACCGGATTGAGCGGTTCCGGAAAGAGCACGATTGCTATTGCGTTGGAACGTGAACTCCACGGGCGCGGATTGCTTTGCCGTATCTTGGATGGGGATAATATCCGTAGTGGAATTAATAATAACCTGGGATTCTCTGAAACGGACCGGGTGGAAAATATTCGTCGTATAGCTGAAGTGTCTAAGCTGTTCCTAGATAGCGGTATCATTACGATTGCCGCATTTATCAGCCCTAATAATGATATTCGCGAAATGGCTGCAAATATCATTGGTAAGGATGACTTTCTGGAAATTTTCGTGAACACTCCATTAGAAGAGTGTGAGAAACGTGATGTGAAAGGGTTATATGCGAAGGCACGGAAGGGAGAGATTCCGAATTTTACAGGAATTTCCGCACCATTTGAGGTGCCGGAACATCCGGCTTTGTCACTGGATACTTCTCAATTGACTTTGGAAGAATCGGTGAACCGTTTGTTGGAACTTGTTTTGCCAAAAGTGAAGAATATAAAATGA
- the ruvX gene encoding Holliday junction resolvase RuvX, translated as MSRIVAIDYGRKRTGIAVSDTMQLIANGLTTVPTHELLNFIGEYMTKEPVERIIIGLPKQMNNEVSENMKNIEPFVRSLKKRYPDLPVEYVDERFTSVLAHRTMLEAGLKKKDRQNKALVDEISATIILQTYLESKRF; from the coding sequence ATGAGCAGAATAGTAGCAATAGATTATGGAAGAAAGCGTACGGGGATAGCTGTGAGCGATACTATGCAGTTGATCGCAAACGGACTGACAACGGTGCCTACGCATGAACTTCTGAACTTTATCGGTGAATATATGACTAAAGAACCGGTTGAGAGGATTATTATTGGATTGCCAAAGCAAATGAATAATGAGGTTTCGGAGAATATGAAAAATATAGAACCTTTTGTTCGTTCGCTGAAGAAGCGTTATCCGGATCTTCCGGTCGAGTATGTGGACGAACGGTTCACTTCCGTTCTTGCGCATCGTACTATGTTGGAGGCCGGTCTGAAGAAAAAGGACCGCCAAAACAAAGCATTGGTGGATGAGATAAGTGCTACTATTATTTTGCAAACATATTTAGAGAGTAAACGTTTTTAA